The following are encoded in a window of Ricinus communis isolate WT05 ecotype wild-type chromosome 4, ASM1957865v1, whole genome shotgun sequence genomic DNA:
- the LOC8279012 gene encoding leucine-rich repeat receptor-like serine/threonine-protein kinase BAM3: MAAASDVRLAFLSSLLLLVFLMNSCDSLSLHNLYLKKQASVLVSVKQSFQSYDPSLNTWNMSNYLYLCSWAGISCDQMNRSVVSLDISSFNISGILSPVITELRTLVHLSLPGNSFVGEFPTEIHRLSRLQFLNVSDNQFSGEVEHWDFSRLKELQVLDVYDNSFNGSLPLGVTQLDKLKHLDFGGNYFTGTIPASYGTMKQLNFLSVKGNDLRGFIPCELGNLTNLEKLYLGYYNDFDGGIPPEFGKLINLVHLDLANCSLEGPIPPELGNLNKLDTLFLQTNELTGTIPPELGNLSSIQSLDLSNNGLTGDVPLEFSGLQELTLLNLFLNKLHGEIPHFIAELPKLEVLKLWKNNFTGSIPEKLGENGRLVELDLSSNKLTGLVPRSLCLGRKLQILILRINFLFGPLPDDLGHCDTLSRVRLGQNYLTGSIPSGFLYLPELSLMELQNNYLTGRVPLQTSKLSSKLEQLNLSDNRLSGPLPASIGNFSSLQILLLSGNQFIGKIPPEIGQLKNVLTLDMSRNNFSSNIPSEIGNCPMLTFLDLSQNQLSGPIPVQISQIHILNYFNISWNHLNQSLPKEIGSMKSLTSADFSHNNFSGSIPEFGQYTFFNSSSFAGNPLLCGYDLNQCNNSSFSSLQFHDENNSKSQVPGKFKLLVALGLLLCSLVFAVLAIIKTRKRRKNSRSWKLTAFQKLEFGCGDILECVKENNIIGRGGAGIVYKGIMPNGEQVAVKKLLGISKGSSHDNGLSAEIQTLGRIRHRNIVRLLGFCSNKEMNLLVYEYMPHGSLGEVLHGKRGGFLKWDTRLKIAIEAAKGLCYLHHDCSPLIIHRDVKSNNILLNSEFEAHVADFGLAKFLQDTGTSECMSAIAGSYGYIAPEYAYTLKVDEKSDVYSFGVVLLELITGRRPVGAFEEEGLDIVQWTKIQTNSSKEKVIKILDQRLSDIPLNEATQVFFVAMLCVQEHSVERPTMREVVQMLAQAKLPNTFHMQ; the protein is encoded by the exons ATGGCTGCTGCTTCTGATGTGAGGTTGGCCTTCCTTTCTTCTCTGCTGCTGCTTGTTTTTCTCATGAATTCTTGTGATTCACTTTCCTTACATAATCTCTACCTCAAGAAACAAGCTTCAGTTCTTGTTTCTGTTAAACAATCTTTCCAATCCTATGATCCTTCTCTCAATACCTGGAACATGTCTAACTACTTGTATCTATGTTCTTGGGCTGGTATCAGTTGTGACCAAATGAATAGATCAGTAGTTTCTTTAGATATTTCCAGTTTCAACATCTCTGGTATCCTCTCACCTGTCATCACCGAACTTCGAACTCTTGTCCATCTTTCTCTCCCCGGTAACAGTTTCGTTGGCGAATTCCCAACTGAAATTCACAGGCTTTCAAGGCTTCAATTCCTCAATGTTTCTGATAATCAATTCAGTGGGGAGGTGGAGCATTGGGATTTCTCTCGGTTGAAAGAGCTTCAGGTTCTTGATGTTTATGACAACAGCTTCAATGGTTCACTTCCATTGGGTGTTACTCAACTTGATAAACTCAAGCACTTGGATTTTGGCGGGAATTACTTTACAGGCACTATCCCTGCAAGTTATGGGACTATGAAGCAGTTGAATTTTCTGTCAGTAAAAGGAAATGATTTGCGCGGTTTTATACCTTGTGAGCTTGGTAATCTGACTAATCTTGAGAAGCTTTATTTGGGTTATTACAACGACTTCGATGGAGGAATCCCGCCAGAGTTTGGCAAGCTGATCAATCTTGTTCATCTTGACCTTGCAAATTGTAGCTTGGAGGGTCCAATACCTCCAGAGCTGGGCAATCTTAACAAGTTAGATACCCTTTTCTTGCAGACAAATGAGCTCACTGGTACAATTCCTCCTGAGTTGGGCAATTTGAGCAGCATCCAATCACTTGATCTTTCAAACAATGGACTAACAGGAGATGTCCCACTTGAATTTTCTGGTCTTCAAGAACTCACTCTTCTGAACCTATTCCTTAATAAGCTACATGGAGAGATCCCTCATTTCATTGCGGAGCTACCAAAGTTGGAAGTCCTGAAGCTGTGGAAGAATAATTTCACAGGGTCCATTCCTGAAAAGCTTGGAGAAAATGGCAGATTAGTTGAGCTTGATCTGTCCAGCAACAAGCTTACTGGATTAGTTCCTAGATCACTCTGCTTAGGAAGGAAACTGCAGATTCTAATTCTGCGAATCAACTTTCTCTTCGGTCCTTTACCTGATGATCTTGGTCACTGTGATACACTATCAAGAGTTAGACTGGGCCAGAATTACCTGACAGGATCTATTCCCAGCGGTTTTCTTTACTTGCCAGAGTTGTCTCTGATGGAGTTGCAGAACAATTATCTGACTGGCCGAGTTCCCCTGCAAACAAGTAAGCTATCCTCAAAGCTAGAGCAGCTGAATCTTTCAGATAATCGGTTGTCCGGGCCTCTTCCTGCATCTATAGGAAATTTCTCTAGCTTGCAGATTCTTCTATTGAGTGGAAACCAATTCATAGGGAAAATTCCACCTGAAATAGGTCAGTTAAAAAATGTCCTCACTTTGGATATGAGTAGAAACAATTTCTCTAGCAATATTCCTTCTGAGATTGGTAATTGTCCAATGCTGACATTTTTAGATTTGAGCCAAAATCAACTCTCAGGACCAATTCCAGTTCAGATCAGCCAAattcacatattaaattacttcAACATCTCTTGGAACCACCTAAACCAAAGCCTTCCTAAAGAAATTGGGTCCATGAAAAGCTTGACTTCTGCTGATTTCTCCCACAATAACTTCTCTGGTTCTATACCTGAATTTGGACAGTATACATTCTTTAACTCTTCATCTTTTGCTGGTAATCCTCTTCTTTGCGGTTATGACTTGAACCAATGCAAcaattcttctttctcttcattACAATTCCATGATGAAAATAACTCTAAGTCCCAGGTTCCAGGAAAATTCAAGCTCCTAGTTGCTTTGGGACTATTACTATGTTCATTGGTTTTTGCTGTTTTGGCGATCATCAAGACTCGAAAGAGACGAAAGAACTCGAGAAGTTGGAAGCTGACAGCATTTCAGAAACTTGAATTCGGTTGTGGAGACATCCTGGAATgtgtaaaagaaaacaacattatAGGAAGAGGAGGAGCTGGGATTGTGTATAAAGGGATAATGCCTAACGGAGAACAAGTAGCAGTCAAGAAACTGTTAGGAATCAGCAAAGGATCATCTCATGATAATGGTCTATCAGCAGAAATACAAACATTAGGCAGAATCAGGCATAGGAACATTGTACGGTTGCTGGGATTTTGTTCAAATAAAGAGATGAATCTACTAGTCTATGAGTACATGCCACATGGAAGCTTAGGTGAAGTTCTGCATGGGAAAAGAGGTGGTTTTCTCAAGTGGGATACAAGATTGAAAATCGCCATTGAAGCTGCAAAAGGGTTATGTTACTTGCATCATGACTGTTCACCTCTAATTATCCACAGGGATGTTAAGTCCAACAACATTTTGCTCAACTCAGAATTTGAAGCTCATGTAGCTGATTTTGGACTTGCCAAGTTCTTGCAAGACACTGGAACATCAGAATGCATGTCTGCAATTGCTGGTTCCTATGGCTACATTGCTCCAg AATATGCATATACTTTGAAAGTAGACGAAAAGAGTGATGTATACAGTTTCGGAGTGGTATTACTAGAGCTAATCACAGGTCGGAGACCGGTGGGTGCTTTCGAGGAAGAAGGATTAGACATTGTTCAGTGGACTAAAATACAGACAAACTCGAGCAAAGAAAAGGTGATTAAGATCCTGGATCAAAGGCTAAGTGACATTCCACTAAATGAGGCAACCCAGGTCTTCTTTGTAGCAATGCTATGTGTTCAAGAACACAGTGTGGAAAGACCAACCATGAGAGAAGTGGTTCAAATGCTTGCACAAGCTAAACTACCCAATACATTTCACATGCAGTGA
- the LOC8279013 gene encoding methyltransferase N6AMT1, protein MKMSSRIAQIRLVSSHPEVYEPCDDSFALVDALLADRINLLDHNPKVCFEVGCGSGYVITSLALMLRQQIPGVYYIATDLNPHAVRVTRETLEAHGVHAELISTDIASGLEKRLQGMVDVMVVNPPYVPTPEDEVGCEGIASAWAGGENGRKVIDRILHVADCLLSEKGWLYMVTITCNDPSQLCLKMRKKGYASRIVVQRSTEEESLHIIKFWRDSDTQFDTKKTLTTNKTIPERVMESLVSQLPQLSFWRNGSSNS, encoded by the coding sequence ATGAAAATGTCCTCGAGAATAGCTCAAATTCGTCTTGTGAGTTCACATCCTGAGGTTTATGAGCCATGTGATGATTCGTTTGCGCTAGTTGATGCACTTCTAGCTGATCGAATTAACCTGTTGGACCATAATCCTAAAGTATGTTTTGAAGTGGGTTGCGGCAGTGGTTATGTTATTACTTCTCTGGCACTTATGCTTAGGCAGCAGATTCCAGGGGTTTACTATATTGCCACTGACCTTAATCCTCATGCCGTGAGAGTAACTCGTGAGACACTGGAAGCACACGGTGTTCATGCTGAGTTGATTTCCACTGACATTGCATCTGGGCTGGAAAAGCGGCTGCAAGGGATGGTAGATGTTATGGTTGTGAACCCACCTTATGTGCCAACTCCTGAAGATGAAGTGGGTTGTGAAGGGATTGCCTCTGCCTGGGCTGGAGGCGAGAATGGTCGGAAAGTTATTGATAGGATATTGCATGTTGCAGACTGTCTTTTGTCTGAAAAAGGCTGGTTGTACATGGTCACTATTACATGCAATGATCCTTCACAACTATGTcttaaaatgagaaagaagGGTTACGCTTCTAGAATTGTTGTCCAGAGGTCAACAGAAGAAGAGAGTCTTCATATCATCAAGTTTTGGCGGGATTCTGACACTCAATTCGATACGAAGAAAACCTTGACAACAAACAAAACTATTCCTGAAAGGGTCATGGAATCACTGGTTTCACAACTTCCTCAGTTATCATTCTGGAGAAATGGCAGCAGCAACAGCTGA